The following proteins are co-located in the Leptospira selangorensis genome:
- a CDS encoding biotin/lipoyl-containing protein produces MIDYQNRRITFRESTSPWIHSFSLETIKCLIVCRGPVRKEAMEIFDEIGIREYGILLSEKDSVVYPMALAPELRDFRFPSNIHRVPDYMGAGAEEKAARIKQIIQIAKDNGYTHIFAGYGFMAEDSEFIEAIEESGITFMGPSSHVAHQAGSKDEAKKLARKLNVSVTPGVDTISATCLLKKAKDEKALVALAKEKGLNYTYNSSISIEENAEALLYAGYEKIVELVTIPELQAQAEIETAEIWKKYPSNRIRFKYVGGGGGKGQRVVSKPEEVKTAVQEILSESKVTAPGSNRNFLIELNIEKTRHNEIQLIGNGEWCLALGGRDCSVQMHEQKLLEISLTQELLQNEIAVLEKTSPKKAEIMKADLQVLKEMEEQSERFGEAVALNSVSTFELIVEGTNHFFMEMNTRIQVEHRVTEMVYSLKFINPENKSEFFIVDSLIEAMALLALHGKRLPKPERVVRNISGAEVRINATNKAIQPHAGGVILGWSKPLPEEIRDDQGISVRNPDTGLFVHYKVAGAYDSNIALLITYGTSREDNLRKLGNILRKTELRGQDLQTNLLVHYGLIHWILGKDPLFKPSTAFMISYLAAVGALESLGKDIDLEVAWTKTLSNAPAEGKKILSRKLTLITRPLGELLADAHVLAGFLGYHENVSWKIEKDQVVWVRNPIHILSDLYYYLHMEGELHQSPSEQIWDHDQQVLQSALAFYKELEKLTGKKADSADWDSVFAGKAPAGVETSVWTNAISSHKGFQIGLELLKIIPNLGNKSGFYKLGVDENLEPVIPEEFKKADTRDAFIKFLAPAPKASSDEIVSPMGGMFYSKEAPDLPPMVQEGEHFKAGQPLFIVEVMKMFNKITAPFSGTIKNVVLQDSDGKIIQKGQTIFKIVPDEVVKIETPEEIQDRKNKVTFSLL; encoded by the coding sequence ATGATCGACTACCAAAATCGGCGCATTACATTTCGTGAATCTACTTCTCCTTGGATCCATTCTTTCTCCTTAGAGACGATCAAATGTCTGATCGTTTGCCGGGGACCAGTTCGAAAAGAGGCAATGGAAATTTTCGACGAGATCGGGATCAGAGAATACGGTATCTTACTTTCAGAAAAAGATTCGGTCGTTTATCCAATGGCACTCGCTCCGGAGCTTAGAGATTTTAGGTTTCCTTCTAATATCCACAGAGTTCCAGATTATATGGGAGCAGGTGCGGAAGAAAAAGCTGCAAGGATCAAACAAATCATCCAAATCGCAAAAGATAATGGATACACTCATATCTTTGCCGGTTACGGATTTATGGCAGAAGATTCCGAATTCATCGAGGCAATCGAAGAGAGCGGAATTACATTCATGGGACCTTCTTCTCATGTGGCTCACCAAGCGGGTTCTAAAGACGAGGCAAAAAAGCTTGCTCGTAAACTGAACGTTTCCGTAACCCCGGGTGTAGATACGATATCTGCAACTTGTCTTCTTAAAAAAGCAAAAGACGAAAAAGCGTTAGTTGCTCTGGCTAAAGAGAAAGGATTAAACTACACTTATAATTCTTCCATCTCTATAGAAGAAAACGCAGAGGCATTATTATATGCCGGTTACGAAAAGATCGTAGAATTAGTAACTATTCCTGAATTACAAGCTCAGGCAGAAATTGAAACTGCAGAGATCTGGAAAAAATACCCAAGCAATCGTATTCGTTTCAAATACGTGGGCGGTGGTGGTGGAAAAGGCCAAAGGGTAGTTTCCAAACCGGAAGAAGTAAAAACTGCAGTTCAAGAAATATTATCAGAATCTAAAGTAACAGCTCCAGGTTCTAACAGAAACTTTTTGATAGAATTAAACATCGAAAAAACCAGACACAATGAGATCCAGTTGATCGGTAACGGAGAATGGTGTTTGGCTTTAGGCGGAAGGGACTGTTCCGTTCAGATGCACGAACAAAAACTTCTGGAAATCTCTCTTACTCAAGAGCTTCTACAAAACGAGATTGCTGTTCTGGAAAAAACATCTCCTAAAAAAGCGGAGATCATGAAAGCGGATCTTCAGGTCCTGAAAGAAATGGAAGAGCAATCCGAAAGATTCGGAGAAGCAGTCGCACTCAATAGTGTTTCCACTTTCGAGTTAATTGTAGAAGGGACCAACCACTTCTTTATGGAGATGAACACAAGGATCCAGGTGGAACATAGAGTTACAGAGATGGTATACTCTTTGAAGTTCATCAATCCTGAGAACAAATCCGAATTTTTTATCGTGGATAGCTTGATCGAGGCAATGGCACTTCTTGCCCTTCATGGAAAAAGACTGCCTAAACCAGAACGTGTAGTCAGAAATATTTCCGGCGCAGAAGTTCGTATCAATGCTACAAATAAAGCGATCCAACCTCACGCAGGCGGGGTCATTTTAGGCTGGTCCAAACCTTTACCGGAAGAGATCAGAGATGATCAAGGAATTTCAGTTAGAAACCCTGATACTGGTTTATTCGTACATTATAAAGTAGCTGGTGCTTACGACTCTAACATTGCTCTTTTGATTACTTATGGAACTAGCAGAGAAGATAATCTTCGTAAATTAGGAAACATACTCAGAAAGACTGAGCTTAGAGGTCAGGATCTACAGACCAATTTGCTTGTTCATTACGGTCTGATCCATTGGATTTTAGGAAAAGATCCTTTATTCAAACCTTCTACAGCATTTATGATCTCTTACCTAGCAGCAGTGGGTGCTTTGGAAAGTTTAGGCAAGGATATAGATCTGGAAGTTGCTTGGACAAAAACTCTTTCTAACGCTCCTGCAGAAGGGAAGAAGATTCTTTCTCGCAAATTAACTCTTATCACAAGACCTCTTGGTGAATTACTTGCAGATGCTCACGTTTTAGCGGGATTTTTAGGTTATCATGAGAATGTTTCCTGGAAAATCGAAAAGGATCAGGTGGTTTGGGTCCGAAATCCAATCCATATTCTTTCCGATCTTTACTATTATCTGCATATGGAAGGTGAATTACACCAATCTCCTTCCGAACAGATCTGGGACCATGACCAACAAGTTTTACAATCTGCATTAGCATTTTATAAAGAACTAGAAAAACTAACCGGCAAAAAAGCGGATTCTGCAGACTGGGACTCAGTATTTGCAGGTAAGGCTCCTGCTGGTGTAGAAACTTCGGTTTGGACAAATGCGATTTCCTCTCACAAAGGATTCCAAATCGGATTAGAATTACTTAAAATTATTCCAAACCTTGGGAATAAATCCGGTTTCTATAAATTAGGCGTGGATGAAAACTTAGAGCCGGTAATCCCTGAAGAATTTAAGAAGGCGGATACAAGAGACGCGTTCATCAAATTTTTGGCACCTGCTCCTAAAGCAAGTTCAGACGAGATTGTTTCTCCAATGGGTGGAATGTTCTATTCCAAAGAAGCTCCTGATCTTCCTCCAATGGTGCAAGAAGGGGAACATTTCAAAGCTGGCCAACCTTTATTCATCGTAGAAGTAATGAAGATGTTCAATAAGATCACTGCTCCATTCTCCGGAACTATCAAGAATGTAGTATTACAAGACAGTGATGGAAAGATCATTCAAAAAGGACAAACTATCTTCAAGATCGTTCCGGACGAGGTCGTTAAGATCGAAACTCCGGAAGAGATACAGGATAGAAAGAATAAGGTAACTTTCTCTCTACTTTAA
- a CDS encoding acyl-CoA carboxylase subunit beta, producing the protein MSEQAYSINNPFQSSDPSESQPVSSIYDDANAMGKELLEKPLQGGGTDRILVQHSKGRMTVWERIKVLTNSEPNILYQNWGKNLDGASLITGILNINGRDVAIYGHDFTLRAGSMDATNGNKLARLIYMAGEHGIPLIGMNDSAGAYVPAGVGGLDGYSEAFTALRKISGVVPSLMLMFGFNAGGGAYLPRQGSFMIQPENTFFGLTGPGVVKSVLGEDISADDLGGPKVHGQSGVVDLVTNDELGALRTALRLLSYLPDNSSSAAPFHPTSDPTDRFIYEEEILFKKTFNSPTGMNTPFDITLYIQNICDHGQYFEIQPQRSRNLVTAFGRLGGHVVGFVANNSAVSSGQIDIGAARKGTRFIRFCNVYNIPLVFLEDTTGFLPGKEQEQNGIVLEGRKLLDSIIDIRTPRLTLIIRNAFGGAYASFNSYHTGADMVFALPTARIAVMGPAGKDYVYKDEITAIQKEYKENLKNGASEKDAAATRDKKLQLLSQKYEKELMNPKEALSLGSVSRIVLPGTTRNILFKNLDYLIRHYKPGPMSGPQREFE; encoded by the coding sequence ATGTCGGAACAAGCGTACTCTATAAATAATCCGTTTCAATCTTCTGATCCATCGGAATCCCAACCCGTTTCCAGTATTTACGACGATGCCAATGCAATGGGCAAAGAGTTATTGGAGAAACCTCTGCAAGGAGGTGGAACGGATCGGATCCTAGTACAACATTCTAAAGGAAGAATGACTGTTTGGGAAAGGATCAAAGTCCTTACCAATTCAGAACCCAATATTCTCTACCAAAACTGGGGAAAAAATTTAGATGGGGCTTCCTTAATCACAGGTATTTTAAATATCAACGGAAGGGACGTAGCAATCTACGGACATGACTTCACTCTCAGAGCTGGGTCCATGGACGCTACTAACGGAAACAAACTCGCAAGACTCATATACATGGCGGGTGAACATGGTATTCCTCTAATCGGAATGAACGACTCAGCAGGTGCATATGTTCCTGCTGGAGTGGGTGGTCTGGACGGATATTCCGAAGCATTCACTGCGCTCAGAAAGATCAGCGGTGTTGTTCCAAGCTTAATGTTAATGTTTGGATTTAACGCGGGTGGTGGAGCTTATCTTCCAAGACAAGGTTCCTTCATGATCCAACCGGAGAATACATTCTTTGGTCTGACGGGACCTGGAGTTGTTAAATCGGTTTTAGGTGAAGACATCAGCGCTGATGATCTGGGAGGACCAAAAGTCCACGGACAAAGCGGAGTAGTTGATTTAGTCACTAATGACGAGTTAGGAGCTTTAAGAACGGCACTCAGACTTCTATCTTATCTTCCTGATAATAGTTCAAGTGCTGCACCTTTCCATCCGACTTCTGATCCTACTGACAGATTTATTTATGAAGAAGAGATCTTATTCAAAAAGACATTCAATTCTCCAACAGGGATGAATACTCCATTCGATATCACATTATATATTCAGAATATTTGTGATCATGGACAGTATTTCGAGATCCAACCTCAAAGATCTAGAAACTTAGTCACCGCATTCGGTAGATTGGGTGGACATGTGGTTGGTTTCGTAGCGAATAACTCAGCAGTTTCTTCCGGTCAGATAGATATCGGTGCGGCAAGAAAAGGTACAAGATTTATCCGCTTCTGTAACGTGTATAATATTCCTTTAGTATTCTTAGAAGATACCACAGGATTTTTACCAGGAAAAGAGCAGGAACAAAACGGTATCGTTTTAGAAGGAAGAAAACTTTTAGATTCGATCATCGATATCCGCACTCCAAGATTAACTCTTATCATCAGAAACGCATTCGGTGGAGCTTACGCAAGTTTTAACTCTTACCATACGGGCGCGGACATGGTATTTGCACTTCCTACTGCAAGGATTGCAGTAATGGGACCTGCAGGTAAGGATTACGTTTACAAAGACGAGATCACTGCCATCCAAAAAGAATATAAGGAAAATCTAAAAAATGGTGCATCTGAAAAAGATGCCGCTGCGACCAGGGATAAAAAACTTCAACTTCTCTCTCAAAAATACGAGAAAGAACTGATGAACCCTAAAGAAGCATTATCTTTAGGATCTGTTTCCAGGATTGTTCTTCCGGGAACCACCAGAAACATCCTATTCAAAAATTTAGATTATTTAATCCGACACTACAAACCTGGACCGATGTCCGGACCTCAAAGGGAATTCGAGTAA
- the def gene encoding peptide deformylase — translation MSVRKILKIGDPLLRKTSDDVHPDELGTKEFKKLIRDMFDTMRHADGVGLAAPQIGIMKKIVVVGSDPEDDSPSRVPERILINPVIKPITESVDGNWEGCLSVPGMRGYVERPNKIQMSWMDEKGSTHDETIEGYSAIVYQHECDHLHGVLYVDRLKSTKMFGFNDSMELSGPILD, via the coding sequence ATGTCAGTACGTAAAATTCTCAAAATCGGCGATCCACTTCTAAGAAAGACCAGCGACGATGTTCATCCGGACGAGCTGGGGACCAAAGAGTTCAAAAAGTTGATCCGGGACATGTTCGATACAATGAGACATGCAGATGGAGTTGGCCTTGCGGCTCCTCAGATCGGTATCATGAAGAAGATCGTGGTAGTAGGTTCCGATCCCGAAGATGACAGTCCCTCCAGAGTTCCGGAAAGGATACTGATCAATCCAGTTATCAAACCAATTACTGAATCAGTAGACGGTAACTGGGAAGGTTGTCTTTCCGTTCCCGGCATGAGAGGTTATGTAGAAAGACCTAATAAGATCCAAATGAGTTGGATGGATGAAAAAGGAAGTACCCACGACGAAACCATCGAGGGATATTCCGCAATCGTATACCAACATGAATGCGATCACCTACACGGAGTTTTGTACGTAGATAGATTAAAGAGTACAAAAATGTTCGGGTTCAATGACTCCATGGAACTAAGCGGTCCTATCCTGGACTAA
- a CDS encoding SpoIIE family protein phosphatase, with protein MFDSFLREAIALTHADLGGIFSTTESANIRQISGRNEKELIEAAHWAFSQSGKDLLLERGKTPPWAKSPSSYPLLVVRLKVDDLDSSLKANRASYAVLVLQGKTTADRFSKTDFELLRTTCKTVGRLLKESHVSGDASLVTLSLLATTQLVLEAAQAKRQSERFDFLLTEVIRVSGLINSSLDLSQLLEAIMLSSKTVFRTEACSVLLLDESKEYLYFHTVLGEKSEAVTKMQVPVGKGVAGLVVRERKPMIINDAQNDDRVYKEVDKASQFTTRNIMAAPLVANDEVIGVIEAINTVDREKFTGEDLELFLSFSGTSALAIQKTGLLQNLENANKDLRKKVSELESLFDLSQAVSLSTNRLGLVRKSIRLIIRELDASVAGIFLYSLSKENFINCAYYDGKSEKIDRVLEEEISGTQVLSSIKEGLPVLKRDILDQPFPHELDRRYLKGSYIIVPLFLSSGEPYGALTVADRKDKLSYQDSDFRLLQTMASQFTKGFEAFRLRNEMLEKKAIQQEMEITRKIQQNILPSEKVFHSNFDLGILSVPAKDVSGDFYDYYQYSDGQYSFLIADVSGKSLPAALFMAMSSSIIRTLARNHDLSPEEILRQGNELIFEDSHFGMFVTAFFIHYNPSMFTIEYASAGHNDQVWIKEDGSYELLKGQGPPLGVIPTAKYKGGNFTVKPGDIFVLYTDGAVEEKDAQGNEFGLERMIEEIQSRRHLPAQKIVEELYATIRSFSSGKEPFDDFTVLLLKYNNDFQFFRTFDANTGQIPIFREFIYDAIKVRNLPDFLRDDILLAGDEAATNIVMHGYKDTLLRNPKFDCKIRFTEDSITIVLTDSGKGFDRTNVKDPSIEENLTGKRKGGFGVYLIETLMDVVDYKMEEGRNILTLQKFFR; from the coding sequence ATCTTTGATAGTTTTCTGAGAGAGGCGATTGCACTCACTCATGCAGATCTAGGCGGCATATTTTCCACAACAGAGTCCGCAAATATACGACAAATCTCGGGTCGTAATGAAAAAGAACTGATCGAAGCTGCTCACTGGGCATTCTCACAATCCGGAAAAGATCTACTTTTAGAAAGAGGTAAAACACCTCCTTGGGCAAAATCACCTAGCAGTTATCCACTTTTAGTAGTTCGATTAAAAGTGGATGATCTGGATTCTAGTTTAAAAGCAAATCGAGCAAGTTATGCGGTTTTAGTTTTGCAAGGTAAGACGACTGCAGATCGTTTTTCTAAAACTGATTTTGAACTTCTTCGTACCACCTGCAAAACAGTCGGGAGATTATTAAAAGAATCTCATGTATCCGGGGATGCTTCCTTAGTAACTCTTTCTTTACTCGCTACCACTCAGTTAGTATTAGAAGCTGCGCAGGCAAAAAGACAATCGGAACGTTTCGACTTTTTGCTTACTGAAGTGATCCGTGTTTCCGGACTTATTAATTCTTCTTTAGATCTTTCTCAGTTATTAGAAGCAATCATGCTTTCTTCTAAGACCGTATTTAGAACGGAAGCATGTAGTGTTCTTCTTTTGGATGAATCCAAGGAATATCTATACTTCCATACGGTTCTTGGCGAAAAAAGTGAAGCTGTTACTAAGATGCAGGTTCCTGTCGGAAAAGGTGTGGCAGGATTAGTTGTCCGAGAACGTAAACCTATGATCATCAATGATGCCCAAAATGATGATCGGGTTTATAAAGAAGTGGATAAGGCCTCTCAATTCACTACTCGAAATATTATGGCTGCTCCTTTAGTTGCAAACGACGAAGTTATCGGTGTAATTGAAGCGATCAATACTGTAGATAGAGAAAAGTTTACAGGAGAAGATCTTGAACTTTTCCTAAGCTTTTCAGGAACTTCTGCGTTAGCCATCCAAAAGACAGGGCTTCTTCAAAACTTAGAGAACGCAAACAAGGATCTTCGTAAAAAAGTCTCAGAGTTAGAGTCCTTATTCGATCTATCCCAAGCGGTTAGTCTTTCTACAAACAGGTTAGGTTTGGTCCGAAAATCCATCCGATTGATTATCAGAGAGTTGGATGCGAGTGTTGCAGGCATTTTCTTATACAGTCTTTCTAAAGAAAATTTTATCAACTGCGCCTATTATGACGGAAAATCGGAAAAGATAGATAGGGTTTTAGAAGAGGAAATTTCCGGGACTCAGGTCTTATCTAGTATAAAAGAAGGTCTTCCTGTCTTAAAAAGGGATATTTTGGACCAACCGTTCCCTCATGAGTTGGACAGAAGATACCTAAAAGGTTCTTATATTATTGTTCCGTTATTCTTGTCCAGTGGAGAACCTTACGGGGCCTTGACTGTTGCAGATAGAAAGGATAAACTTTCTTATCAGGATTCGGATTTCCGATTATTACAGACCATGGCTTCCCAGTTTACAAAGGGATTTGAAGCTTTCCGTTTGAGAAATGAGATGTTGGAGAAAAAAGCGATCCAACAAGAAATGGAAATTACCCGGAAGATCCAACAGAATATTCTTCCTTCCGAAAAAGTATTTCATTCCAATTTTGATCTAGGTATCCTTTCTGTTCCGGCAAAAGATGTGTCCGGAGATTTTTATGATTATTACCAATACAGTGATGGTCAGTATTCATTTCTAATCGCAGATGTTTCCGGAAAAAGTTTGCCTGCGGCTCTTTTTATGGCGATGAGCTCTTCTATCATAAGAACTCTTGCTAGAAATCATGATCTAAGTCCGGAAGAAATTTTAAGACAAGGAAATGAGTTAATTTTCGAAGATTCTCATTTCGGAATGTTCGTTACTGCATTTTTCATTCATTATAATCCTTCTATGTTTACGATAGAATATGCATCCGCAGGTCATAATGATCAGGTCTGGATCAAAGAAGATGGTTCTTACGAATTATTAAAAGGACAAGGACCTCCTTTAGGTGTGATCCCGACTGCAAAATACAAGGGTGGAAATTTTACGGTCAAGCCGGGAGATATTTTTGTTCTCTATACGGACGGAGCGGTAGAAGAAAAAGACGCCCAAGGAAACGAATTCGGTCTGGAAAGAATGATCGAAGAGATCCAATCCAGAAGACATCTTCCCGCCCAAAAAATTGTAGAAGAATTATACGCCACAATTCGTTCCTTCTCCTCCGGAAAAGAACCTTTCGACGATTTCACTGTGCTTCTATTGAAGTACAATAATGATTTCCAATTTTTCAGGACTTTCGACGCGAATACCGGTCAAATCCCTATCTTCCGAGAATTTATTTATGATGCGATCAAAGTTAGGAATTTGCCTGATTTTTTAAGAGACGATATTCTTTTGGCGGGGGATGAGGCGGCTACGAATATCGTAATGCACGGTTATAAGGATACTCTGCTCAGAAATCCGAAATTCGATTGTAAAATTAGGTTCACTGAAGATTCTATCACGATCGTCCTGACTGATTCCGGAAAAGGATTCGACAGAACGAATGTGAAAGACCCGTCCATAGAGGAAAACCTCACCGGAAAAAGAAAAGGCGGATTCGGTGTGTATCTGATAGAGACATTAATGGATGTGGTGGATTATAAAATGGAAGAGGGAAGAAACATACTCACCCTCCAGAAATTTTTCCGCTGA
- a CDS encoding STAS domain-containing protein — MELTVEIKGNSRVIHLIGNMDVHNTHRIEQAFMDHIRKATEPNIVLDMSNVEFVSSAGLRVIVGSLRVCKEREIQLKLAALRPAVRKVFEIIDMDSLFKIYDTVDSSLQ, encoded by the coding sequence ATGGAACTGACGGTAGAAATAAAAGGGAACTCTAGAGTGATCCACCTTATCGGGAATATGGACGTTCATAATACCCATAGGATCGAACAGGCGTTCATGGATCATATCCGTAAAGCCACAGAGCCCAATATCGTCTTAGATATGTCCAATGTGGAGTTCGTTTCTTCCGCAGGTTTAAGAGTCATCGTTGGTTCCTTAAGAGTTTGTAAGGAAAGAGAGATCCAACTCAAACTTGCGGCTTTAAGACCGGCAGTTCGTAAGGTTTTCGAGATCATTGATATGGATTCACTTTTTAAAATTTACGATACGGTAGATTCTAGCCTCCAATAA